From a single Lacerta agilis isolate rLacAgi1 chromosome 3, rLacAgi1.pri, whole genome shotgun sequence genomic region:
- the SERINC1 gene encoding serine incorporator 1 has translation MGAVLGLCSMASWIPCLCGSAPCLLCRCCPSGNNSTITRVIYALFLLLGVGVACVMLIPGMEEQLMKIPGFCDGQVNCDVLVGYKAVYRVCFGMAMFFLLFSLMMIKVKSSSDPRAAVHNGFWFFKFITAVAITVGAFFIPEGPFTTVWFYVGMAGAFCFILIQLVLLIDFAHSWNESWVEKMEEGNSRCWYAALLSATALNYLLSLVAIVLFYVYYTLPDGCSENKAFISVNMLLCIGASVMSILPKIQESQPRSGLLQSSVITVYTMYLTWAAMTNEPDRQCNPSLLNIIGYNSTSTPSKGQFIHWWDAQGIVGLILFLMCVLYSSIRTSNNSQVNKLTLTSDESTLIEDGLPRSEGSLDEGDDLHRAVDNERDGVTYSYSFFHFMLFLASLYIMMTLTNWYSPDPVSASMTSKWPSVWVKISSSWIGIVLYVWTLVAPLVLTNREFD, from the exons atggGGGCTGTCTTGGGCCTCTGCTCCATGGCGAGCTGG ATACCATGTTTGTGTGGCAGTGCCCCATGTCTGCTGTGCCGATGCTGCCCCAGTGGAAATAACTCCACTATAACAAGGGTGATATATGCTCTGTTCTTGCTCCTTGGAGTGGGTGTTGCATGTGTGATGTTAATTCCAGGAATGGAAGAACAGCTGATGAAG ATTCCTGGATTTTGTGATGGCCAAGTGAATTGTGATGTCCTAGTAGGCTATAAAGCAGTATATCGGGTGTGCTTTGGTATGGCCATGTTCTTTCTCCTGTTCTCCTTAATGATGATCAAAGTGAAGAGCAGCAGTGATCCAAGGGCAGCAGTACACAATGG ATTCTGGTTCTTTAAATTCATCACAGCTGTTGCAATTACAGTTGGAGCGTTTTTTATTCCAGAAGGACCCTTCACAACAG TGTGGTTTTATGTAGGCATGGCTGGTGCTTTCTGCTTCATCCTTATCCAGCTAGTTTTACTTATTGATTTTGCCCACTCTTGGAATGAATCTTGGGTCGAAAAAATGGAAGAAGGAAACTCAAGATGCTGGTATGCAG ctttgctctctgccacagcattAAACTATCTTCTGTCTCTGGTGGCAATTGTCCTATTTTATGTCTATTATACTCTGCCCGATGGCTGTTCTGAAAATAAGGCATTCATCAGTGTCAATATGCTGCTGTGCATTGGAGCATCTGTAATGTCAATTCTGCCTAAAATCCAG GAATCACAACCGAGATCTGGGTTGTTACAATCATCTGTGATCACTGTTTATACAATGTATCTAACCTGGGCGGCAATGACCAATGAACCAG ACAGACAATGCAATCCAAGTTTGCTGAACATAATTGGCTATAATTCCACAAGCACTCCAAGTAAGGGTCAGTTTATCCATTGGTGGGATGCCCAAGGAATTGTAGGCCTCATCTTGTTCTTAATGTGTGTTCTGTACTCAAG CATCCGGACATCCAATAATAGTCAGGTAAATAAACTGACATTAACCAGTGATGAGTCAACACTGATAGAAGATGGACTTCCCAGGAGTGAAGGCTCTCTTGATGAAGGAGATGATTTGCACCGTGCTGTTGATAATGAGAGAGACGGAGTTACTTACAGTTATTCATTCTTTCACTTCATGCTTTTTCTTGCTTCGCTTTACATCATGATGACCCTAACCAACTGGTACAG CCCTGACCCTGTGTCTGCATCAATGACCAGTAAGTGGCCATCTGTGTGGGTGAAGATCTCTTCCAGCTGGATTGGCATAGTCCTCTACGTGTGGACTCTGGTGGCTCCACTTGTTCTAACAAACCGTGAATTTGACTAA